In a genomic window of Quercus lobata isolate SW786 chromosome 4, ValleyOak3.0 Primary Assembly, whole genome shotgun sequence:
- the LOC115984778 gene encoding uncharacterized protein LOC115984778 gives MATHFRDRDGFEGRNHSPVIPTPKPASPSLPTFLTLRNRGIPVLGACPFCDEEEESTSHLLLFCPFTRANWHGTSLAVHTSDFMNCSIQQWLGRLLHIHKALQPESISYLQGIFTTLWTIWTHRNLVVHEGKNPNPLEVVLTTQSLVCRYKEAFSSCSTTSLRRSDQKGENKLPQNLWQLIIKVARARAKKLHRSGFAYEAMNLPGDVILQRTSSCTEKQPALTIQEAMLEAVIKARDLGYNFLLLLSDSRRSVLVSNRQCTPTWQERVLLASETLIHSDLVFHAVYVPAVVLSNVSSLAKLATEMPINHCMV, from the exons ATGGCGACCCACTTCCGTGACCGTGATGGATTCGAGGGCAGAAATCATTCACCAGTTATACCCACACCGAAGCCCGCCAGTCCAAG TTTGCCAACCTTCCTTACCCTTAGGAACAGGGGAATCCCTGTCTTAGGTGCTTGCCCTTTctgtgatgaagaagaagaatccaCTTCCCATCTCCTTTTATTCTGCCCTTTTACCAGAGCTAATTGGCATGGTACATCTTTGGCAGTGCACACATCAGATTTTATGAACTGTTCCATACAACAATGGCTTGGGAGGTTGTTGCATATTCATAAAGCTCTACAACCAGAGAGCATATCTTATCTACAAGggattttcacaacactttggACCATATGGACTCACAGAAACCTTGTTGTTCATGAAGGGAAGAACCCAAACCCTCTAGAAGTTGTACTAACTACTCAGTCTCTTGTTTGTAGGTACAAAGAAGCCTTCTCTAGCTGCAGTACAACATCTCTTAGAAGGTCAGATCAGAAAGGAGAAAACAAGCTTCCTCAGAATCTTTGGCAACTCATAATTAAGGTAGCTAGAGCAAGAGCCAAGAAATTACATCGTTCTGGTTTTGCCTATGAAGCTATGAATCTACCAGGGGATGTCATTCTGCAGAGAACATCTAGCTGTACAGAGAAACAACCTGCACTCACAATCCAGGAAGCAATGCTTGAAGCTGTGATTAAGGCTAGGGACTTGggatacaattttcttttgctgCTCAGTGATAGtaggagatcagttcttgttTCCAACAGACAGTGTACTCCCACTTGGCAAGAGAGAGTTTTGTTGGCAAGTGAAACCTTAATTCACTCTGACTTAGTCTTCCATGCTGTGTATGTCCCAGCAGTTGTTCTTAGTAATGTAAGCTCCTTAGCCAAGTTGGCAACTGAAATGCCAATTAATCATTGTATGGTCTAA